CACAGCCAGTGGATGGCGCTGCGCAAGACGCTGCGCGATCTCGGTGCGCGGATCGAGCTGGTGCCGCCTGTGGCCGGTGTGCCCGATCTCGTCTTCACCGCCAATGCGGCGGTGGTGATGGACCGCAAGGCGCTGCTGGCGCGCTTTCGTCATCCGCAACGGCGCGCGGAAGAAAACCATCTTGCCGCGGCCTTCCAGAGCCTGCGCGCGCGTGGGATCATCGACGAGATCGTGACGCTTCCCGATGATGTGACGCTGGAAGGGGCAGGCGATTGCGTGTTCGACCGCGCCCGCAATCTGTTCTGGCTTGGCTATGGCCCGCGTTCCGACGCCGCCGCGGCAAACACCGTCAAGGATGTGTTCGGCCTCGATGTCGTGCCGCTCGAACTGGTCGATCCGCGCTTCTATCACATGGATACGGCGCTGAGCGCCTTGCCGCGTGGCGAGATCATGTATGTTCCGCAGGCCTTTTCAGCGGAAGGCAGGGCAGCGATCGCTGCGCATGTGCCGGCCTCGCAGCGCATCGGCATCGCCGAGGATGACGCCGTGCAGCTTT
The genomic region above belongs to Pseudorhodoplanes sinuspersici and contains:
- a CDS encoding dimethylarginine dimethylaminohydrolase family protein, encoding MKVQSNPRILMCRPEHFGVVYAINPWMDPSEWERDVRKLAAASHSQWMALRKTLRDLGARIELVPPVAGVPDLVFTANAAVVMDRKALLARFRHPQRRAEENHLAAAFQSLRARGIIDEIVTLPDDVTLEGAGDCVFDRARNLFWLGYGPRSDAAAANTVKDVFGLDVVPLELVDPRFYHMDTALSALPRGEIMYVPQAFSAEGRAAIAAHVPASQRIGIAEDDAVQLCANAVSIGDTLVMSACSDYLSAQLAERGYRVVTTPLTSFLRSGGSAFCLTLRLDLTSAQSASQSAPKMRDAIAGRR